From a region of the Neobacillus niacini genome:
- a CDS encoding quinone oxidoreductase family protein: MKAVQLQEYGGPEVLKMVEIERPVPTGREVLVEIKAIGVNYADTARREGQYVVKTPLPFIPGAEIAGVVAAVGEKVTTVMPGTRVVTLIESGGYSEFALADERSLIPLPDQLDFQNAAALPLQGLSAYHVLKTMGRLEKGETVLVHASAGGVGTLAVQLAKLFGAGKIIATASSAEKLELARQMGADVLVNYTESTWVEQVLEATGGKGVDVALEMVGGDVFNKTLKCLATFGRLVVFGAASGEQSKMYPSSLMARNQSVIGFFLPQIMKKPELLQPSLVELLTYLGEGKLKLTIGGVFPLEDTAVVHQLLQSRKTTGKLILEP; this comes from the coding sequence ATGAAAGCTGTTCAATTACAAGAATATGGCGGGCCTGAAGTATTAAAGATGGTAGAGATTGAGAGACCAGTACCTACAGGTCGTGAAGTCCTAGTTGAAATTAAGGCTATCGGCGTCAATTATGCGGATACAGCAAGAAGAGAAGGTCAGTATGTGGTCAAAACACCGCTTCCCTTTATTCCAGGTGCTGAAATCGCAGGGGTGGTGGCAGCTGTTGGAGAAAAAGTAACAACTGTTATGCCTGGGACGAGAGTTGTTACCCTGATTGAATCAGGAGGTTATTCAGAATTTGCTCTAGCCGATGAACGCTCATTAATTCCACTACCCGATCAATTAGATTTTCAAAATGCGGCGGCACTTCCACTCCAAGGGTTAAGTGCCTATCATGTACTGAAAACGATGGGTAGGTTAGAGAAGGGGGAAACGGTTCTAGTACATGCCTCAGCAGGTGGTGTTGGAACGCTAGCGGTACAATTGGCAAAGCTTTTTGGTGCTGGAAAAATTATTGCAACCGCAAGTTCTGCTGAAAAACTAGAGCTAGCACGACAAATGGGTGCCGATGTACTCGTAAATTATACGGAGTCCACCTGGGTCGAACAGGTTTTAGAAGCAACCGGTGGAAAAGGAGTAGATGTGGCACTTGAGATGGTGGGCGGCGATGTTTTTAATAAAACATTAAAATGTCTTGCCACTTTTGGCCGTCTGGTTGTGTTTGGTGCTGCCAGCGGGGAACAGAGCAAAATGTATCCTTCTTCCTTGATGGCTCGGAACCAGTCCGTTATTGGCTTTTTTCTGCCACAGATTATGAAAAAGCCTGAACTGCTTCAGCCTAGTTTAGTAGAATTACTAACCTATCTCGGTGAAGGAAAGCTCAAGCTTACAATTGGCGGTGTGTTCCCGTTAGAGGATACGGCCGTTGTACATCAGTTATTACAATCGCGGAAAACGACAGGTAAGTTAATATTAGAGCCGTAA
- a CDS encoding response regulator transcription factor, translating into MKILVIEDNTSVCSMIEMFFAKEGIQGTFVNDGLEGYNTFKAGTWDALIVDWMLPGMDGVSICRKIREEHYTVPIIMLTAKDTESDQVLGLEMGADDYVTKPFSPLTLMARIKAVTRRYQTQVTAQMDDFLQTEHFKISKNTREVLVDGVPITNLTPKEFDLLYYMVEHPRQVFSREQLLERVWGYQFYGDERTVDVHIKRLRKKVETTTQPFFHTVWGVGYKFDESIQTDKN; encoded by the coding sequence TTGAAAATACTCGTGATTGAAGATAACACTAGTGTCTGCTCGATGATTGAAATGTTTTTTGCAAAGGAAGGGATTCAAGGAACCTTTGTAAATGATGGCCTGGAAGGGTATAACACCTTTAAAGCAGGAACTTGGGATGCATTGATTGTGGATTGGATGCTGCCAGGTATGGATGGGGTAAGTATTTGCCGAAAAATTAGAGAAGAACATTATACGGTGCCGATTATAATGCTGACTGCTAAGGATACAGAGTCAGACCAAGTACTGGGCCTTGAAATGGGTGCCGATGATTATGTCACCAAGCCATTTAGCCCGCTTACTCTGATGGCAAGAATTAAGGCGGTAACACGCAGATATCAAACCCAAGTGACTGCCCAAATGGATGATTTTCTTCAGACAGAACATTTTAAAATTAGTAAAAATACTAGAGAAGTTCTTGTCGATGGAGTACCTATAACAAACCTGACACCGAAAGAGTTTGATCTATTATATTATATGGTGGAACACCCGCGGCAAGTTTTTTCAAGAGAACAGCTGCTTGAAAGGGTTTGGGGATATCAATTTTACGGTGATGAACGGACAGTAGATGTTCACATTAAGCGCCTGCGGAAAAAAGTAGAAACCACCACGCAGCCATTCTTCCACACTGTATGGGGAGTAGGTTATAAGTTTGATGAGTCGATTCAAACAGATAAGAATTAA
- a CDS encoding sensor histidine kinase, which yields MSRFKQIRIKYFSQQFISHISIIIVAFLVLSLLFAHYVGNLVYENKAEELISYGEDILSDIERNPIAMDQIINQYSNVLRSRKISFSMFDQEAHLYAVGRGGPAIELKPSEWEKITNGQTIIVQSDYKRFDQDGVTFVVLPYIDSRDRFVGGILLTSPISGSSAMIRQVNQFLIYTILIALGVSFLLSWLLSKIHVNRIKKLREATSLVSAGDYHVHVPSSNFDEIGELANDFNHMVKKLNHSMEEISALENRRRQFMADVSHEMRTPLTTISGVIEGLKNDMIPEEDKERGINLVSQEAKRLIRLVNENLDYEKIRSNQIQLFREDIQLLELLEIIQEQLSVQADEKNVEIIVEADEEIIVNADYDRLVQILINITKNSIQFTSDGTIWLRGRKEQNATIIEVEDTGIGIDPSEVEKIWRRFYKAEISRTSNPYGAFGLGLSIVKQLVLLHNGEIEVESEKGKGTKFTITFKQ from the coding sequence ATGAGTCGATTCAAACAGATAAGAATTAAATATTTTTCTCAACAATTTATCAGCCACATTAGTATCATAATTGTCGCCTTTCTTGTCTTAAGTCTTTTGTTTGCTCATTATGTAGGTAATTTGGTGTATGAGAATAAAGCAGAAGAGTTAATCTCTTACGGTGAAGACATCCTTTCCGATATTGAGCGGAATCCTATCGCTATGGATCAAATTATTAACCAATATAGTAATGTTTTACGCTCAAGAAAAATTAGTTTTAGTATGTTTGATCAAGAGGCTCATCTTTATGCTGTCGGCAGAGGCGGTCCTGCTATTGAGTTAAAACCGTCAGAGTGGGAAAAGATTACAAATGGCCAAACGATTATCGTCCAAAGTGATTATAAGCGATTCGATCAAGACGGTGTTACTTTTGTTGTATTACCCTATATAGATAGCCGCGATCGGTTTGTTGGCGGAATCTTGTTAACCTCACCTATCAGTGGTTCAAGTGCAATGATTCGTCAAGTGAATCAATTTTTAATTTATACGATTCTAATTGCACTAGGGGTATCGTTTTTACTCAGCTGGCTGCTATCTAAAATCCATGTGAACCGGATAAAGAAACTTCGAGAAGCGACATCGCTTGTTTCTGCTGGAGATTACCATGTCCATGTACCTTCCTCTAATTTTGATGAGATTGGTGAATTAGCGAATGACTTTAACCATATGGTAAAAAAATTGAACCATTCGATGGAGGAGATTTCAGCACTTGAGAATCGTAGACGTCAATTCATGGCCGATGTTTCTCATGAAATGCGGACACCGTTAACCACCATTAGCGGAGTGATTGAGGGTTTAAAAAATGACATGATTCCGGAAGAGGATAAGGAACGAGGAATCAACTTAGTCAGCCAGGAAGCGAAGCGACTTATTCGTCTAGTTAATGAAAACCTCGATTATGAAAAAATCCGTTCAAACCAAATTCAGCTGTTTAGGGAAGATATTCAGCTATTAGAACTTTTAGAAATTATTCAAGAACAATTATCCGTACAGGCAGACGAGAAAAACGTTGAAATCATAGTTGAAGCAGACGAAGAGATCATTGTGAATGCCGACTATGATCGACTCGTCCAAATTTTAATTAATATTACGAAGAACAGTATCCAATTTACTTCAGATGGTACGATTTGGCTGCGAGGCCGAAAAGAACAGAATGCTACAATTATTGAAGTCGAGGATACTGGAATTGGCATCGACCCGAGTGAAGTCGAAAAAATTTGGCGGCGTTTTTATAAAGCTGAAATCTCGAGAACAAGTAATCCTTACGGAGCATTTGGTCTAGGACTATCAATCGTGAAACAGCTGGTTCTTCTTCATAACGGAGAAATCGAAGTAGAAAGTGAAAAAGGAAAAGGTACGAAATTTACCATTACCTTCAAACAGTAG
- a CDS encoding S1C family serine protease: MNYKDEFEREQDKPIDNTRDEITDGFDSNSDYETSIQHSREGESESSFIANKPEPLSEQSANRVEYKNSAKRKKRTIKGFASMVAAGVVGSVLTLTILPYTDYMENFSSNQAGPEIGTVQQNTNTKANTVTAQPTSAKSSSSIADTVEQLSKTIVGIVNYQQQQSRGLYGNNSSQTVESGTGSGVIFQKNNDIAYIVTNNHVVEGATKLEVSLYNGEKVSAEIVGTDALTDLAVIKIDSKYVEATAQFGDSSTLRPGDQVYAIGNPLGLDFARTVTSGIVSAVNRSIAVNTSAGNWETNVIQTDAAINPGNSGGALINPEGLVIGINSLKIADSGVEGLGFAIPSNDFIPIVNQLIESGKVVRPYLGIGLADLSEVPQMYWENLPESVKEGVMITAVEPNSAAANGGLEAQDVIVSMNGTKIANSSELRKYLYSDVKNGDDIKFEVYRDGKLTTVNVKLTK, from the coding sequence ATGAACTACAAAGATGAATTTGAAAGGGAACAGGACAAACCAATTGACAATACAAGGGACGAAATTACAGACGGTTTTGATAGCAATTCAGATTATGAAACATCAATCCAACACAGTAGAGAAGGAGAAAGTGAATCTTCATTTATAGCGAACAAGCCAGAACCATTATCAGAACAGTCTGCTAACCGAGTTGAATATAAAAACAGTGCGAAAAGGAAAAAAAGAACTATTAAAGGTTTTGCCTCAATGGTGGCAGCTGGTGTCGTCGGTTCTGTATTAACCTTAACCATCCTGCCATACACAGACTATATGGAGAACTTTTCTTCAAATCAGGCAGGTCCAGAGATCGGTACAGTTCAGCAAAATACCAACACAAAGGCTAATACAGTAACAGCTCAGCCAACATCAGCAAAATCATCTTCATCGATTGCCGATACAGTTGAACAACTTTCAAAAACTATTGTTGGAATCGTTAATTACCAACAACAGCAAAGCCGAGGCCTTTATGGCAATAATTCTTCACAAACTGTTGAGAGCGGAACAGGTTCAGGGGTTATTTTTCAAAAAAATAACGACATTGCCTATATTGTCACTAACAACCACGTTGTTGAAGGGGCAACTAAGCTAGAGGTATCACTATACAACGGTGAAAAGGTTAGTGCGGAAATTGTTGGAACAGATGCTTTAACCGATTTAGCAGTTATTAAAATTGATAGTAAATACGTTGAAGCGACCGCTCAGTTTGGAGATTCCTCCACACTAAGGCCAGGTGATCAGGTATATGCAATTGGTAATCCACTTGGACTTGATTTTGCTAGAACTGTAACTTCAGGGATCGTTAGTGCTGTCAACAGGAGTATCGCAGTAAATACCTCAGCCGGAAATTGGGAAACAAACGTCATCCAAACAGACGCAGCAATCAATCCAGGAAACAGCGGTGGTGCGTTAATTAACCCTGAGGGATTAGTAATCGGAATCAACAGTTTAAAAATTGCTGATAGCGGTGTTGAAGGGTTAGGGTTTGCGATTCCGAGTAACGACTTTATTCCAATCGTTAATCAGTTAATTGAAAGTGGTAAAGTAGTGAGACCTTATCTCGGTATTGGACTTGCTGATTTATCAGAAGTTCCACAAATGTATTGGGAGAATCTACCTGAAAGTGTGAAGGAAGGAGTTATGATTACAGCAGTTGAACCAAACTCTGCAGCAGCTAATGGTGGTTTGGAAGCGCAGGATGTAATTGTTTCAATGAATGGTACAAAAATTGCAAACTCCTCAGAGTTAAGAAAGTATTTGTATTCTGATGTGAAAAATGGCGATGATATTAAATTTGAAGTTTATCGTGACGGAAAGCTTACTACTGTAAATGTTAAGCTAACGAAATAA
- a CDS encoding peptidylprolyl isomerase, with amino-acid sequence MTFIKENKKIVLVIAVLILAIGVSLSFALPKDKAVAKVDGEAINKDELYDVMVEQYGAATVEQLIADKIVASEAKKEKVTITDKELNEEVDKLKESYGGEEVFNQMLESNNTTVDALKDDLKNYLTIRKLLEPQIKITDEELQTYFDENKDSFGEAEQVKASHILVADEATANEIKQKLADGADFAELAKEYSTDEGTKENGGELGFFAKGTMVTEIDDVAFTLPVNEISDPVKTDYGYHIIKVEEKKEAKEANFDDSKKEIKETLIQQKMETEYSTWLEEKKKDYDIENSLESVVS; translated from the coding sequence ATGACTTTTATCAAGGAAAATAAAAAAATCGTTTTAGTCATAGCAGTACTTATTCTTGCAATCGGGGTATCCCTAAGCTTTGCATTACCAAAGGATAAAGCTGTTGCCAAAGTAGATGGTGAAGCCATAAATAAAGATGAGTTGTATGATGTGATGGTCGAACAATATGGGGCTGCAACGGTAGAACAGTTAATCGCCGATAAAATTGTTGCCTCTGAAGCGAAAAAAGAAAAGGTTACGATTACAGATAAAGAACTGAATGAAGAAGTGGATAAATTAAAGGAATCTTATGGCGGCGAGGAAGTATTCAACCAGATGTTGGAATCGAATAATACAACTGTTGACGCGCTTAAAGATGACCTTAAAAACTATTTAACTATTCGTAAGCTTCTTGAACCGCAAATTAAGATTACTGATGAAGAGTTACAAACTTATTTTGACGAAAATAAGGATTCATTTGGAGAAGCAGAACAAGTGAAAGCAAGTCATATTTTAGTAGCAGATGAAGCGACCGCGAATGAGATTAAGCAAAAGCTAGCCGATGGAGCTGATTTTGCAGAATTAGCAAAGGAATATTCTACGGATGAAGGTACAAAGGAAAATGGCGGGGAGCTTGGCTTTTTCGCAAAAGGTACCATGGTTACTGAAATTGATGATGTAGCCTTTACATTACCAGTTAATGAAATTAGTGACCCGGTAAAGACCGATTATGGGTATCATATTATTAAGGTTGAAGAGAAAAAAGAAGCGAAGGAAGCAAATTTTGATGATAGTAAGAAGGAAATTAAAGAAACGCTGATTCAACAAAAGATGGAAACAGAATATTCCACATGGCTTGAAGAAAAGAAAAAGGATTATGATATTGAAAATTCCCTTGAAAGTGTAGTTAGTTAA
- a CDS encoding RAxF-45 family protein — translation MVRSIFVRVQWLEALYLCRAIFHEVVFKGGSLPFFQNYKMNIER, via the coding sequence ATGGTTCGTTCTATTTTTGTACGTGTGCAATGGCTAGAAGCGCTATATTTGTGCCGTGCAATTTTTCATGAGGTAGTTTTCAAAGGGGGTAGTCTGCCCTTTTTTCAAAATTACAAAATGAATATAGAACGATAA
- the abc-f gene encoding ribosomal protection-like ABC-F family protein, whose translation MIVCSVNHIAKSFGGNIIFEDLSFEVHEGNRVGLVGRNGCGKTTLLKLLANQETVDGGVIHWKKGLKIGYLAQIPDYKDLTVKEVLKTAFDQLVETETKLQQIEVEMGQELTPTHLQRLMDNYGKLQDDFILDGGYEMDAQMDRVSHGLNIIELLDKPFSLLSGGEKTKVGLALSLLKKPELLLLDEPTNHLDLMAIEWLGTFLKEYTGTIILISHDRYFLDEVVTKVLDMEDGEIELYHTNFSGFVKEKEERLLREFQEYQEQQRKIKKMKEAIKRLREWANRANPPSASLHKRATNMQRALDRMEKLDRPKLDVKKMAIDFEANDRSGKDVIKLEDVSKSFGSRTLFEKVNMLVQYKDRTAIVGENGTGKSTLLKMILGECQSDQGIVKVGSNVKIGYLSQHVFHTIGDERVIDVFRSEVSVNEGEARHILARFLFYGPAVFRKVNQLSGGERMRLRLAQLMYQDINLLILDEPTNHLDIDSCEVLEEALEQFNGTILAVSHDRYFLNKLFNKVYWLQGGTVYFFDGNYDWAKSKLSAVKVDQPIRAEKALLKKVEKPQTTAASVTLADIEQKIEELEAQIHLLKQRMETGLDLEMLQKQFTELERLETEREHLYKQLDDVV comes from the coding sequence ATGATCGTATGTAGTGTTAATCATATAGCAAAATCTTTTGGCGGAAATATTATATTTGAAGATTTATCATTTGAGGTCCATGAAGGAAATCGGGTGGGGTTGGTTGGACGAAACGGCTGTGGGAAAACAACGTTATTAAAGCTGCTTGCCAATCAAGAAACAGTAGACGGCGGCGTTATTCATTGGAAAAAGGGGCTGAAAATTGGCTACCTTGCCCAAATTCCTGATTATAAGGACTTGACCGTTAAGGAAGTATTAAAGACTGCATTTGACCAATTAGTCGAGACAGAAACAAAACTACAACAAATAGAAGTGGAAATGGGGCAAGAGTTAACTCCTACCCATTTACAAAGGCTCATGGATAATTATGGAAAGCTCCAAGATGATTTCATCTTAGACGGCGGCTATGAAATGGACGCCCAAATGGACCGAGTTTCCCATGGTTTAAATATTATTGAGCTTTTAGATAAACCTTTTTCACTTTTAAGTGGCGGGGAAAAGACAAAGGTTGGTTTGGCGTTAAGCTTACTAAAGAAACCGGAACTTTTATTACTGGATGAGCCGACAAACCATTTAGACCTAATGGCAATTGAGTGGCTCGGGACATTTCTTAAGGAGTATACAGGTACGATTATTTTGATTTCTCATGACCGTTACTTTTTAGATGAAGTGGTAACAAAAGTCCTGGATATGGAAGATGGAGAAATAGAGCTATACCATACAAACTTCAGCGGCTTTGTAAAAGAAAAAGAAGAACGATTGTTACGGGAGTTTCAGGAATATCAGGAGCAGCAGCGGAAGATTAAAAAAATGAAGGAAGCGATTAAACGTCTTCGTGAATGGGCCAATCGTGCCAATCCACCTAGTGCGTCCCTTCATAAACGAGCTACCAATATGCAGAGGGCACTGGACCGCATGGAGAAACTTGACCGGCCAAAGCTGGATGTAAAAAAAATGGCGATTGATTTTGAAGCCAATGATCGCAGCGGGAAGGATGTTATTAAACTAGAGGATGTCTCAAAAAGCTTTGGCAGTCGGACGCTTTTTGAAAAAGTAAATATGCTTGTTCAGTACAAGGACCGGACCGCGATTGTCGGTGAAAATGGAACAGGTAAATCAACGCTGTTAAAAATGATTCTTGGTGAATGCCAGAGTGACCAAGGAATTGTTAAGGTTGGCAGCAATGTGAAAATCGGCTATTTGTCCCAACATGTCTTCCATACTATTGGGGATGAACGAGTGATTGATGTATTCCGTTCTGAAGTAAGTGTTAATGAAGGGGAAGCACGTCATATTCTAGCTCGGTTTTTGTTTTACGGACCAGCGGTTTTTCGAAAGGTTAATCAATTAAGCGGTGGAGAAAGAATGCGCTTGCGCCTTGCACAGCTTATGTATCAGGACATAAACCTGTTGATTCTCGATGAACCGACGAACCACCTTGATATTGATTCGTGTGAGGTTTTAGAAGAAGCACTCGAACAATTTAATGGAACGATTTTAGCTGTCTCACATGACCGTTATTTTCTCAATAAATTATTTAATAAAGTTTATTGGCTTCAGGGTGGGACCGTTTACTTCTTTGATGGAAATTATGACTGGGCAAAGAGTAAATTGAGTGCTGTAAAAGTGGATCAACCCATAAGGGCTGAAAAAGCTTTACTAAAAAAAGTTGAAAAGCCTCAAACGACAGCGGCTTCTGTGACTTTAGCGGATATTGAACAAAAGATTGAGGAGCTTGAAGCTCAAATTCACTTATTGAAGCAGAGGATGGAAACAGGACTAGATCTTGAAATGCTTCAGAAACAATTCACAGAATTAGAGCGGTTAGAAACAGAAAGAGAACATTTATACAAACAACTCGATGATGTAGTTTAA
- the mgrA gene encoding L-glyceraldehyde 3-phosphate reductase: MVYQAVDSRYSTMKYNRSGLSGLQLPAISLGLWHNFGGVDTYENGRAMLRRAFDLGITHFDLANNYGPPPGSAEEMFGRMLKTDFAPYRDEMIISSKAGYTMWPGPYGDWGSRKYLISSLDQSLKRMGLDYVDIFYSHRPDPNTPLEETMGALDSVVRQGKALYVAISNYSAEQTEEAVKILNRLGTPLVIHQPSYSMLNRWIEDGLQDVLQENGVGSIAFCPLAQGLLTNKYINGIPTDSRAAKPVSFLSKDQVTEEVVNRVKKLNEVAVERGQNLAQMALAWVLRGGKVTSALIGASRVSQLEENVAALNNLTFSEEELNRIDDILKS; encoded by the coding sequence ATGGTGTATCAAGCGGTTGATTCTCGATACAGTACGATGAAATACAATAGAAGTGGGTTGTCTGGTTTACAATTGCCAGCAATATCACTAGGTTTATGGCATAATTTTGGCGGAGTGGATACATATGAGAATGGCCGTGCAATGCTAAGAAGAGCATTTGATTTAGGAATTACTCACTTTGACCTTGCAAACAATTACGGCCCGCCCCCTGGATCCGCAGAAGAGATGTTTGGCCGAATGTTAAAAACTGACTTTGCACCATACCGGGATGAAATGATTATTTCCTCTAAAGCTGGTTATACCATGTGGCCAGGACCATATGGGGATTGGGGTTCAAGAAAATATCTGATTTCAAGTTTAGATCAAAGCTTAAAACGAATGGGATTAGATTATGTTGATATATTTTATTCTCACCGTCCTGATCCCAATACACCCCTTGAAGAAACAATGGGGGCATTAGACTCTGTCGTCCGCCAAGGTAAAGCATTATACGTTGCTATTTCGAACTATAGTGCGGAGCAAACAGAGGAAGCGGTGAAAATCTTGAATCGTTTGGGAACGCCATTAGTGATTCATCAGCCAAGCTATTCTATGCTAAACCGCTGGATCGAAGACGGACTGCAGGATGTTTTACAAGAAAATGGAGTTGGCTCCATTGCATTCTGCCCATTAGCTCAAGGTTTGTTAACAAATAAATATATAAACGGCATTCCAACCGATTCTAGAGCTGCTAAACCGGTAAGTTTCCTAAGTAAAGACCAAGTAACCGAGGAAGTGGTGAATCGGGTGAAAAAGCTGAACGAGGTTGCAGTCGAACGCGGCCAAAATTTAGCACAAATGGCTCTGGCCTGGGTTCTCAGGGGAGGAAAGGTAACTTCCGCTCTAATTGGGGCAAGCCGGGTAAGTCAACTAGAAGAGAACGTTGCAGCATTAAATAATCTTACGTTCTCAGAGGAAGAATTAAATAGAATCGACGATATATTAAAAAGTTAA
- a CDS encoding cell wall hydrolase encodes MAVVKASTSDIDLLARLIRAEADGEGKQGMLMVGNVGSNRIRANCSDFKGIRTVPQMIYQPHAFEATTKGYFYQRARTAERRLAQRAVNGERIWPSKFALWYFRPQGDCPQTWYDQPFVARFKRHCFYQPSGEECENIYNTF; translated from the coding sequence ATGGCAGTAGTAAAAGCTAGTACTTCGGATATTGATCTCTTAGCAAGACTCATAAGGGCAGAAGCCGATGGGGAAGGCAAGCAAGGTATGCTGATGGTGGGGAATGTTGGTAGTAATCGTATTCGTGCAAACTGCTCAGATTTTAAGGGTATTAGAACAGTTCCGCAAATGATATACCAACCGCATGCTTTTGAAGCTACAACTAAAGGTTATTTTTATCAACGAGCTAGGACGGCTGAAAGGCGCTTAGCTCAAAGAGCCGTTAATGGTGAAAGAATTTGGCCATCAAAATTTGCTCTTTGGTATTTTAGACCGCAGGGTGATTGTCCGCAAACATGGTATGATCAACCGTTTGTTGCACGATTTAAGCGGCACTGTTTTTATCAGCCTTCTGGGGAAGAATGCGAAAATATTTATAATACCTTTTAA
- a CDS encoding Na+/H+ antiporter NhaC family protein: MNRFSIKQLIYLLTITLAGVIFSVIFHFPLVIGFLPGYLVIVHLANRNNQSFKQIVQISIRGVYKTRIVILILFLVSFLLPSWYLSGTIDQMVKIALYLINPHYFYVLTFVAAMVFSMLLGTTVGTLSAIGIPILGTAVVLNLSTAVVAGALVSGAFVGDRTSPFSSANQLLAHTLELPVKKQWNAMFLTTIIAVVLSMLFYGVFDFFSTEKMIHTISFEWGELTFLKFIPPIILLVLVLFRLSIIYAFISSVLSAAIISILGGVRVSEVASAFWNGIEGLGGGFLHMYELLLFLALAGAYNGLMEELNVIQPYLDKWLQRSTSLTGDTLKTFSATLLISVIAANQTLPIILTGRSFLPHWKNYYGEEELARVMGDTTMLFPGMVPWSVLAIMCSTIVGVPILEYLPYALFLWVLPFITLIVSLVKHVKKSNKAAAAE, encoded by the coding sequence ATGAATAGGTTCTCGATAAAACAATTAATTTACCTCCTAACAATTACGTTAGCGGGTGTAATCTTTTCTGTCATTTTTCATTTTCCACTCGTCATTGGGTTTCTACCAGGTTATCTCGTTATTGTTCATTTAGCAAATCGAAATAACCAATCTTTTAAACAAATTGTCCAAATTAGTATTCGAGGTGTTTACAAGACTAGGATTGTTATTCTTATTCTTTTCCTAGTAAGTTTTCTGCTTCCATCTTGGTATCTGTCTGGAACCATTGACCAAATGGTTAAAATCGCACTTTATCTCATAAATCCACACTATTTCTATGTGTTAACGTTTGTTGCAGCGATGGTTTTTTCAATGCTTCTCGGAACAACAGTGGGAACACTTAGTGCGATTGGTATTCCCATTTTGGGGACTGCAGTAGTTCTAAACCTATCCACAGCAGTTGTAGCTGGTGCATTGGTTTCTGGGGCGTTTGTCGGGGACCGAACATCTCCATTTTCAAGTGCGAATCAGCTTTTAGCACATACATTAGAACTTCCTGTTAAAAAGCAATGGAATGCAATGTTCCTCACCACAATAATCGCAGTGGTATTGTCCATGTTATTCTATGGGGTATTTGACTTTTTTTCTACTGAGAAAATGATTCATACCATTTCATTTGAGTGGGGAGAGTTAACGTTTTTGAAGTTTATTCCCCCTATTATATTGCTAGTATTAGTCCTTTTTAGGCTCAGCATTATTTATGCCTTCATATCGAGTGTCTTAAGTGCTGCTATTATTTCTATATTAGGAGGCGTTAGGGTTTCTGAAGTAGCTTCAGCTTTTTGGAATGGGATTGAAGGTCTTGGCGGTGGTTTCCTACATATGTACGAATTGCTGCTGTTTCTTGCCTTAGCCGGTGCTTATAATGGTCTAATGGAGGAATTGAATGTTATTCAGCCTTATTTGGATAAATGGCTGCAACGATCAACTTCTTTAACAGGTGATACATTAAAAACCTTCTCAGCTACTCTTTTAATTAGTGTTATTGCGGCAAATCAAACACTTCCGATTATCCTAACGGGGAGGTCCTTCTTACCTCATTGGAAAAATTATTATGGGGAAGAGGAATTAGCGAGGGTGATGGGGGATACGACGATGTTATTCCCAGGAATGGTACCATGGAGTGTGCTTGCGATTATGTGCAGTACCATCGTTGGCGTTCCTATCTTGGAGTATTTACCTTATGCGTTATTTTTATGGGTCTTACCTTTTATAACGCTGATTGTGTCCCTGGTCAAGCATGTCAAAAAATCTAATAAAGCAGCAGCTGCTGAATGA
- a CDS encoding YitT family protein — protein sequence MLKKLAVIGFGSTMIGIGVNGFILPFHLINGGMFGISIVINYLWHFSIGLTFVILNIPVYLYAYKSDFDYFLYGLIGAFFSGFMIEFLVPLRDVFHLPIVSSVIIGGVIIGIGVGTMLRNHISPGGMDLLALLLAKWTKINVGIIAYAIDTVIIMTSLFILQEPRLLYSMLIVSIVGLFATVITSWNHYEK from the coding sequence ATGCTGAAAAAATTAGCTGTGATTGGGTTTGGCAGTACGATGATTGGTATCGGGGTAAATGGATTTATTTTACCCTTCCACCTTATCAATGGCGGTATGTTTGGGATTAGTATTGTGATTAATTACTTGTGGCATTTTAGCATTGGTCTAACCTTTGTGATTTTAAATATTCCTGTTTATCTATATGCCTATAAATCTGATTTTGATTATTTTTTATACGGCCTGATTGGTGCTTTTTTTTCCGGTTTCATGATTGAATTCTTGGTTCCTTTAAGGGATGTATTTCATTTACCGATTGTAAGCTCTGTCATTATCGGAGGAGTAATCATTGGTATTGGGGTAGGAACCATGCTCAGGAATCACATTAGTCCAGGTGGAATGGATCTGCTTGCACTACTTCTTGCAAAGTGGACAAAGATTAATGTAGGTATCATTGCTTATGCTATTGATACAGTGATCATTATGACGAGCCTATTCATCTTACAGGAGCCTAGATTACTATATTCGATGTTAATCGTATCAATTGTTGGTTTATTTGCAACCGTCATTACTTCTTGGAATCATTATGAAAAATGA